A part of Cannabis sativa cultivar Pink pepper isolate KNU-18-1 chromosome 6, ASM2916894v1, whole genome shotgun sequence genomic DNA contains:
- the LOC115695912 gene encoding cysteine synthase 2, translating into MAPVRTTGAIVAAISIVFVASLFVCNLKSKSSSSKKKTKLQKKSTEGLIGAIGNTPLIRINSLSQATGCEIFGKCEFLNPGGSVKDRVAVKIIEEALETGKLAPGGVVTEGSAGSTAISLATVAPAYGCKCHVVIPDDAAIEKSQIIEALGATVERVRPVSITHRDHYVNIARRRASEANELALKLTKSEETDGENKSSFLSMNCKGGFFADQFENLANFRAHYEGTGPEIWEQTEGNLDAFVAAAGTGGTVAGVSKFLQEKNPNVKCFLVDPPGSGLFNKVTRGVMYTKEEAEGKRLKNPFDTVTEGIGINRITKNFMMAKLDGAFRGTDMEAVEMSRFLLKNDGLFLGSSSAMNCVGAVKVAKSIGPGHTIVTILCDNGMRHLSKFYNAEYLCQFGLTPKASGLEFMGFLK; encoded by the exons ATGGCGCCTGTGAGAACCACTGGAGCTATTGTTGCGGCAATCTCAATCGTCTTCGTGGCATCTCTTTTCGTGTGCAACCTAAAATCCAAGTCTTCTTCCTCCAAAAAAAAGACCAAACTTCAGAAAAAATCAACAGAGGGTTTAATCGGTGCCATTGGTAACACTCCTCTAATTCGAATTAATAGCTTATCCCAAGCAACTGGCTGCGAA ATATTTGGTAAATGTGAGTTTTTGAATCCAGGAGGGAGTGTGAAAGACAGAGTTGCAGTGAAAATTATTGAAGAG GCTTTAGAAACTGGAAAGCTTGCTCCTGGGGGGGTAGTAACTGAGGGGAGTGCCGGAAGCACCGCCATTAGTCTTGCTACGGTTGCTCCTGCTTATGGTTGTAAATGCCATGTGGTTATTCCAGATGATGCTGCCATTGAGAAG TCTCAAATTATTGAAGCATTGGGAGCCACTGTGGAAAGAGTAAGGCCAGTGTCGATTACTCACCGAGACCATTATGTTAATATTGCAAGACGACGAGCTTCCGAAGCTAATGAACTAGCATTGAAGCTTACTAAATCAGAAGAAACTGATGGGGAGAACAAGAGTTCCTTTCTCTCGATGAATTGTAAAGGAGGTTTTTTTGCTGATCAATTTGAGAATTTGGCAAACTTTCGTGCTCACTACGAAGGTACTGGACCTGAAATTTGGGAGCAGACAGAAGGAAACTTAGACGCGTTTGTGGCTGCAGCTGGAACTGGTGGCACTGTGGCTGGAGTTTCCAAGTTTCTTCAG GAAAAGAATCCAAATGTGAAGTGCTTTCTGGTAGATCCACCTGGTTCTGGTTTGTTCAACAAGGTAACTCGGGGAGTGATGTACACTAAAGAAGAGGCTGAAGGAAAAAGGCTAAAGAATCCGTTCGATACAGTAACCGAAGGCATTGGAATCAATAGAATAACAAAGAATTTTATGATGGCGAAACTTGATGGGGCTTTTCGTGGCACCGATATGGAAGCTGTTGAGATGTCAAG GTTCCTGTTGAAGAATGATGGGCTTTTCTTGGGGAGTTCTTCGGCCATGAACTGCGTCGGAGCTGTTAAAGTGGCAAAGTCTATTGGTCCTGGTCACACTATTGTAACCATATTATGTGACAATGGGATGAGGCATTTGAGCAAGTTTTACAATGCTGAATATTTGTGTCAGTTTGGTTTGACACCAAAGGCCAGCGGATTAGAGTTCATGGGATTCCTGAAATAA